The proteins below come from a single Nostoc sp. KVJ3 genomic window:
- a CDS encoding ATP-binding protein codes for MITISLRPVARYWGTISFASTLYLCPILDLLLAEIPAKLQAELRLGLQEALVNAAKHGNNLDPSKTVVVRFSLIDNQYWWIISDQGSGFTPSSTNEEEPTDYLPPDESESGRGLCLLHHIFDQVEWNRKGTELRLCKQMENRRGLSLRL; via the coding sequence GTGATTACTATTTCACTCCGTCCAGTGGCACGTTATTGGGGCACTATTAGTTTTGCCTCAACCCTCTACCTTTGTCCCATATTAGATTTACTGCTGGCAGAAATTCCAGCTAAATTACAAGCAGAACTGCGGCTAGGACTTCAAGAAGCCCTAGTAAACGCAGCTAAACATGGCAATAATCTCGATCCAAGTAAAACAGTTGTAGTCCGTTTTTCCTTAATAGATAATCAATATTGGTGGATAATATCAGACCAGGGTAGCGGCTTTACTCCTTCATCTACGAATGAAGAAGAACCAACAGACTATTTACCACCAGACGAATCAGAAAGTGGTCGTGGTTTATGTCTTCTCCATCATATTTTTGACCAGGTGGAATGGAACCGCAAAGGCACAGAATTGAGGCTTTGTAAACAAATGGAAAATCGCCGAGGATTATCTCTGCGACTGTAA